A stretch of the Candidatus Zixiibacteriota bacterium genome encodes the following:
- a CDS encoding CDP-alcohol phosphatidyltransferase family protein, whose translation MDHQTRTEISLRQLFLPPNLLTLSRIALTLPIAWLIMAGTGQATLICFILITIAAITDFLDGYLARHLNQITPLGLILDPLADKFMAITIIIMLILSRDFSWWLASVIILRDLLILSGGAILSHRGGRIPPSTLTGKYYFAALAILLMTYIIRFDFGIGMFGYITIILLILSTIIYIRRFYYFIRTGADRIFKDKPLYIRLRAVAVIITTMIFLYRLYTDFLGGIIG comes from the coding sequence ATGGATCACCAAACCCGAACAGAAATATCCTTAAGGCAGTTATTTCTGCCCCCTAATCTGTTAACTCTCTCCAGAATCGCCCTGACCCTGCCGATTGCCTGGCTGATCATGGCCGGGACCGGACAGGCGACCCTGATATGCTTTATCCTGATCACCATTGCCGCCATCACCGATTTTCTCGATGGTTACCTGGCCCGACATTTAAACCAGATCACGCCGCTCGGCCTGATTCTGGATCCTCTCGCCGACAAGTTCATGGCTATCACGATTATTATTATGCTGATTCTTTCCCGTGATTTTTCTTGGTGGCTGGCTTCCGTCATAATCCTTCGCGATTTGCTGATTCTGTCGGGAGGCGCCATCCTGAGTCACCGAGGCGGGCGGATCCCGCCCTCAACTCTGACCGGTAAGTACTATTTCGCGGCCCTGGCAATCCTGCTTATGACTTATATTATCAGGTTTGATTTCGGGATCGGGATGTTTGGTTATATTACCATAATCCTGCTAATCTTATCGACTATCATTTATATTCGCCGATTTTACTATTTTATCCGAACCGGCGCTGATCGGATCTTTAAGGATAAACCACTCTATATCCGGCTCCGGGCCGTCGCCGTTATAATAACAACCATGATTTTCCTCTACCGGCTATATACCGATTTTCTGGGCGGCATAATCGGTTAG
- a CDS encoding tetratricopeptide repeat protein, which produces MKQIAGPPSEYSGIKWVETLYEFLELARKASDSFDYERALMHLDNLEQLWLTKGLPAFSPELRYDLHHEKGKVLSRLGRYAEAVAQYQQLLEYCQDKNLAPRRVEVFLEIGQLLAKTGELDRALGYVHRALAGNRRLNDPLGICKSLRNLGAIYIELGEFDDAEAAYEEGIGIALNNQLNLLHADLSNNLGTIKNIKGEWQAALECYKTARTTYESEGEVRKSAYTFNNIGITLMEQDDYEQAHQNYVAALRIADSIKDESLILILNINLTDLLLKIKNIPEARKYCLSAHQLIRNKGLKNSQLVETIKLAGKIALFEENYNEALARFNEARDLCEELGLQFLEAEILFEIGSLCQMTEQHMQALQILEQAFQLFHQLNVTGRLEKTRKLICSVEDLYLKVFEAMASQVDQKDPYTKGHSDRVANLALFIARKLGLSDHETKSIVAAGLLHDIGKLQVPDEILKKPGRLTPAEFDEIKKHPDTGIRILAGIKLPWEVIPLIRHHHEKFNGEGYPSGLSGDNIPIGARVICVADVFDALTSARPYRKAFDASKAIGIMEKEMIGSFDPVVLETLIELITIGEIDHIINRQTDADEMYKIWAQCRFTPNRVESLV; this is translated from the coding sequence ATGAAACAAATAGCCGGCCCGCCATCTGAATACTCCGGCATCAAGTGGGTTGAGACTCTTTACGAATTCCTTGAGCTCGCTCGCAAGGCAAGCGATAGCTTCGACTACGAGCGAGCTCTGATGCATTTGGATAATCTGGAACAACTCTGGCTGACCAAAGGACTCCCCGCTTTTTCACCGGAACTGCGTTATGACTTGCATCATGAGAAAGGCAAGGTCCTTTCCCGGCTGGGTCGATACGCCGAAGCGGTCGCCCAGTACCAGCAACTTTTGGAATATTGCCAGGATAAAAATCTGGCCCCCCGGAGGGTCGAAGTTTTCCTGGAAATCGGCCAGCTTCTCGCTAAAACCGGCGAGCTGGATCGGGCTCTCGGTTATGTCCACCGCGCTCTGGCGGGCAACCGCCGTTTGAACGATCCCCTGGGAATTTGTAAAAGCCTCCGCAACCTGGGTGCTATTTATATTGAGCTGGGAGAATTCGATGATGCCGAGGCCGCCTATGAAGAAGGGATCGGTATCGCCCTCAATAATCAGCTGAATCTCCTCCATGCCGATCTGTCCAATAACCTCGGGACAATCAAAAATATTAAGGGCGAATGGCAGGCGGCTCTGGAATGCTACAAAACCGCCCGGACTACCTATGAATCCGAGGGGGAAGTCCGCAAATCGGCGTATACATTCAATAACATCGGGATCACTCTGATGGAGCAGGATGATTATGAACAGGCCCATCAAAACTATGTCGCCGCCCTGCGGATTGCCGATAGTATTAAAGATGAATCGCTCATTTTAATCCTGAACATCAACCTGACCGACTTGCTTCTCAAAATAAAGAATATCCCCGAGGCCCGAAAATACTGCCTGTCCGCTCATCAGTTGATTCGCAATAAAGGTCTCAAGAATAGTCAGCTTGTCGAAACCATCAAACTGGCCGGGAAAATAGCCCTGTTCGAGGAGAATTACAATGAGGCTCTGGCCCGGTTCAATGAAGCCCGCGACCTGTGTGAGGAACTCGGCCTGCAGTTTTTAGAAGCTGAAATCCTGTTTGAAATCGGCAGCCTCTGCCAGATGACCGAGCAGCATATGCAGGCTCTCCAGATTCTGGAACAGGCCTTCCAGCTGTTCCATCAACTCAATGTAACCGGCCGCCTTGAAAAAACCCGTAAATTGATTTGCTCGGTTGAAGACTTATATTTGAAAGTCTTTGAGGCTATGGCTTCCCAGGTCGACCAAAAAGACCCTTATACCAAAGGGCATTCCGACCGTGTCGCCAACCTCGCTCTTTTCATAGCCCGAAAACTCGGCCTCTCCGATCATGAAACCAAATCGATTGTCGCCGCCGGGCTGTTGCATGATATCGGAAAATTGCAGGTTCCCGATGAAATCCTTAAGAAACCGGGGCGACTGACACCGGCGGAATTCGATGAAATCAAAAAACATCCCGATACCGGAATACGGATCCTGGCCGGCATTAAATTGCCTTGGGAGGTCATTCCCCTTATCCGCCATCATCATGAAAAATTCAATGGCGAAGGATATCCGTCGGGCCTTTCCGGTGATAATATCCCGATCGGCGCCAGAGTTATATGTGTGGCCGACGTTTTCGATGCTTTGACTTCGGCCCGGCCTTATCGTAAGGCCTTCGATGCCTCAAAAGCCATCGGCATCATGGAGAAAGAAATGATCGGATCCTTCGATCCGGTCGTCCTGGAAACCCTGATTGAATTAATTACTATCGGCGAGATCGATCATATCATCAACCGCCAGACCGATGCCGACGAGATGTATAAAATATGGGCGCAGTGCCGTTTCACGCCAAATCGCGTCGAGAGCCTGGTCTGA
- a CDS encoding tetratricopeptide repeat protein, with protein sequence MKQDAKQLLDLAKGWMKQGNTTVVFQLLRDALKLNEADQDRMVGAMISKELGRAFMQTGQWDRADDAFRQAATIYLYEADYRGAAESIRNLANMKFQMGQFGDCELLCDQAVDLATKSGDFQLRATILNTQGALASIQGMQKESIKIFNLCLSDFRKAGNRLRQAYALHNIGLAYLELGQFPETKKAFEEAMTMALENNDTNLVEICYQNMAKLQLKTGDIVAARSLISAAEELLDTLKSPQLAADLAIIKAMVYRQSGDQRQARTIIDRALKLTRSNNLLQHEAELLYELGCLEIETGEASAARSSLEAAITLLKKTGGNQLKKAVEKLKSLEASAKNMIRAA encoded by the coding sequence ATGAAACAGGATGCAAAACAGCTACTCGATCTGGCCAAAGGCTGGATGAAGCAGGGAAATACGACGGTCGTATTCCAGCTCCTTAGAGATGCGCTCAAACTCAATGAAGCCGATCAGGACAGAATGGTTGGGGCCATGATTTCCAAGGAATTAGGTCGAGCGTTCATGCAGACCGGCCAATGGGACAGGGCAGATGATGCATTCCGGCAGGCCGCGACAATCTACCTTTATGAGGCGGACTATCGCGGAGCGGCCGAATCAATCAGGAATCTTGCAAATATGAAATTCCAGATGGGTCAATTCGGTGATTGCGAATTGTTGTGCGATCAGGCTGTCGATCTTGCCACCAAATCTGGTGATTTCCAGCTTCGGGCAACTATCCTGAACACCCAGGGGGCCCTGGCATCAATCCAGGGTATGCAGAAGGAATCGATTAAAATCTTCAATTTGTGCCTGTCAGACTTCCGCAAAGCCGGTAACCGATTGCGCCAGGCTTACGCTTTGCATAATATCGGCCTGGCATACCTGGAGCTCGGACAATTCCCCGAGACTAAAAAGGCTTTCGAGGAAGCTATGACTATGGCTCTGGAGAACAACGATACCAACCTGGTTGAAATTTGCTACCAGAATATGGCAAAACTGCAATTAAAAACCGGCGATATCGTCGCCGCACGCTCGCTAATTTCAGCGGCGGAGGAGTTACTTGATACGCTTAAATCTCCCCAGCTGGCCGCCGATCTGGCCATTATCAAGGCCATGGTTTACCGCCAGTCCGGGGATCAGCGTCAGGCGCGCACTATTATCGACCGGGCCCTGAAGCTCACCCGTTCCAATAACCTGTTGCAGCACGAAGCGGAACTCCTATATGAGCTTGGCTGCCTGGAAATCGAAACCGGTGAAGCCAGTGCGGCCCGTTCTTCGCTTGAAGCCGCCATCACCTTGCTTAAAAAAACCGGCGGTAATCAACTGAAAAAAGCTGTCGAAAAGCTAAAGAGTTTGGAGGCTTCGGCGAAAAATATGATAAGAGCTGCATGA
- a CDS encoding sigma-54-dependent Fis family transcriptional regulator — translation MAGLSVCDKPGIPPCQTAEATAYIDLEKEEFRQESFYEELSESFDKLKIIGIADSISDDQTLRLARMGVSEILSHQQYRDHLESLLKKEETSPAVSTVVANKYDISAIIGHSPRIMATKEMIDNLRDVDYPNAIIFGETGTGKDLLAKVMHYSGIRRNNHFIEVNCSAIPDELFESELFGHKKGAFTDARNDKKGLFEFADNGTIFLDEIGNLTPSAQAKLLKILESRKLRPLGTVRETEINVRVLAATNIDLERAVGDGRFREDLLFRLNLIAIHLPPLRERKEDIPDLAKNNFEFYRSLYNKKTLVLEKGAIDKLVEHHWPGNVRELRNVIERSVLLTLSPKIGARQIGEAIINGRITARERKFIRVEIPETGLALKSIEKQIVGEILNMVSWNRSEAARILHISRARLRRIMEENKLQKDRRH, via the coding sequence GTGGCTGGGTTGTCAGTTTGCGATAAACCCGGTATTCCTCCCTGTCAGACTGCCGAGGCAACAGCCTATATCGACCTGGAAAAGGAAGAATTCCGGCAGGAATCATTCTACGAGGAGCTTTCCGAATCATTCGATAAATTGAAAATAATCGGTATCGCCGATTCCATTTCCGACGATCAAACTCTGCGGTTGGCGCGGATGGGCGTTTCTGAAATTCTCTCCCACCAGCAATATCGGGATCACCTGGAAAGTCTGCTAAAAAAGGAAGAAACATCACCAGCAGTAAGTACTGTTGTTGCAAATAAATATGATATTTCCGCTATTATCGGTCACTCGCCCCGAATTATGGCTACCAAGGAAATGATTGATAACCTCCGTGATGTCGATTATCCCAATGCCATTATTTTCGGCGAAACCGGAACCGGCAAAGATTTACTGGCCAAGGTGATGCATTATAGCGGTATCCGCCGCAATAACCATTTTATTGAGGTCAATTGCTCGGCCATCCCCGATGAATTATTTGAATCGGAATTGTTCGGCCATAAAAAGGGTGCTTTCACCGATGCCCGGAACGATAAAAAGGGCCTTTTTGAATTCGCCGATAACGGGACCATCTTTCTTGATGAGATCGGTAACCTTACCCCCTCGGCCCAGGCCAAGTTACTTAAGATTCTCGAAAGCCGAAAACTCCGACCCCTCGGCACCGTAAGAGAAACCGAAATCAATGTCAGGGTTCTGGCGGCCACCAATATCGATCTTGAACGGGCTGTGGGTGACGGCCGCTTCCGCGAGGACCTGCTTTTCCGCCTGAACCTGATCGCCATCCATCTTCCTCCCCTTCGGGAACGTAAGGAGGATATTCCCGATCTGGCCAAGAATAATTTCGAATTTTATCGGTCTCTTTATAATAAAAAAACTCTGGTTCTCGAAAAAGGTGCCATTGACAAACTGGTCGAACACCACTGGCCCGGTAATGTCAGAGAATTACGAAATGTGATTGAACGTTCCGTCCTCCTGACTCTTTCGCCTAAAATCGGCGCCCGGCAAATCGGCGAGGCTATTATCAACGGTCGTATCACCGCCCGGGAGCGAAAATTTATCAGAGTGGAAATTCCGGAAACCGGCCTTGCCCTGAAATCCATCGAAAAACAGATCGTGGGCGAAATCCTTAATATGGTATCCTGGAATCGTTCCGAGGCCGCTCGGATTCTCCACATATCCCGCGCCCGGCTTCGGAGGATTATGGAAGAGAATAAGTTACAAAAAGATCGCCGCCATTGA
- a CDS encoding DUF4139 domain-containing protein, translating into MRGFLISGVVGLATIIGCGWAVAGDLSVTVYNSNLGVVHETRALDFIKGMGMVSFVDVPSQIDPTSVGFEMVEKNKAAVILEQNFSYDLASPDKIYAKYIDRKIDLMDENGQMYSGELLSTNRESSVLRGEGGQIQIVRMEKVVNANLPGLPEGLVTRPTLFWKYNSDFTGKADCRVSYQTAGLNWSAEYVGILDEKEKDLAFSGWASITNNSGAAYRDATLKLIAGDINRATPQVRGGRYLPQAEDMMLAKGSAGFEEKQFFEYHLYTLPRKATIADNEIKQISLFDPTASRVTKKYYYQPDVNDKNVKVSVEFVNSIQAGLGMPLPEGRVRLFKADSDGSMILLGEDRIDHTPKDEEVKLTVGNAFDISAETKILNMQQVSQRVEEYSYEIELRNHKDENVTIQVEKKFYGDWEMIKTNYEYKKKDAVTIEFEVPVLANGKAVIDFLVRIRS; encoded by the coding sequence GTGAGAGGATTTTTAATTTCGGGAGTGGTTGGTTTAGCAACCATTATCGGTTGTGGGTGGGCTGTGGCCGGGGATCTTTCAGTCACGGTTTATAACAGTAATTTGGGTGTGGTCCATGAAACCCGGGCGCTTGATTTTATCAAGGGGATGGGAATGGTTTCATTTGTCGACGTGCCCTCGCAGATCGATCCGACTTCGGTTGGATTCGAGATGGTTGAGAAAAACAAGGCGGCGGTGATTCTGGAGCAGAATTTTTCTTATGATCTGGCGTCACCGGATAAAATATATGCCAAATATATCGACCGGAAGATTGACCTGATGGATGAAAACGGCCAGATGTACAGCGGAGAATTGCTATCCACCAACCGGGAATCATCGGTTCTCAGGGGTGAGGGAGGCCAGATTCAAATCGTCCGGATGGAAAAGGTGGTCAATGCTAACCTGCCTGGTTTGCCTGAAGGGCTGGTGACTCGGCCGACGCTGTTCTGGAAATACAATTCGGATTTTACCGGAAAAGCCGATTGCCGGGTCAGTTATCAGACCGCCGGTCTGAACTGGTCGGCGGAGTATGTGGGGATACTGGATGAAAAGGAAAAAGATTTGGCTTTTTCGGGTTGGGCCTCGATCACCAATAATTCCGGCGCGGCCTACCGTGATGCCACTCTAAAGCTGATTGCCGGGGATATTAATAGGGCAACGCCTCAGGTACGAGGTGGGCGATATCTACCGCAGGCCGAGGATATGATGCTGGCCAAGGGCTCGGCCGGTTTTGAAGAAAAACAATTTTTCGAGTATCATCTCTATACTCTTCCGCGGAAGGCGACTATTGCGGATAATGAGATAAAGCAGATTTCTCTGTTCGATCCGACGGCTTCGAGGGTAACCAAGAAATATTATTATCAACCGGATGTTAATGATAAAAATGTCAAGGTTTCGGTGGAATTCGTCAATTCGATCCAGGCCGGTCTGGGGATGCCGCTTCCGGAAGGGAGAGTCCGTCTTTTCAAAGCCGACAGCGATGGTTCCATGATACTGCTGGGCGAGGACCGAATCGACCATACGCCCAAAGACGAGGAAGTGAAATTGACGGTTGGCAATGCTTTCGATATTTCGGCTGAGACCAAGATACTCAACATGCAACAAGTCTCCCAACGGGTGGAAGAATATTCTTATGAAATAGAGTTGCGCAATCATAAGGATGAGAACGTCACTATCCAGGTCGAGAAGAAATTTTACGGTGATTGGGAGATGATCAAGACGAATTATGAGTATAAGAAAAAGGACGCTGTGACGATTGAATTCGAGGTCCCGGTATTGGCCAACGGAAAGGCGGTTATCGACTTTCTGGTGAGGATCAGGAGTTAG
- a CDS encoding tetratricopeptide repeat protein, translating into MQRIKLIIIFVLIAVLAVPVFAERRKKEIKNAGALLSSAKIAMRGNPPRLEEAMGYLNEVLENEGPLPEAYFYKGSIYGEYVSREYDLARKNDLIDSMMTSYDSVYISCDDKETDKKLKKNCKEYHDILDSVKSALWIENFNSAITVLGHLDKEYLPTYRNATDSVIEAEAKKIVDAAVDSSLLYFKAAMMVDPSEYRAFEGTGIVYDRLKMLDSSAAWFIKAHNIVPDSLNIIQNIAYAFIMQNDWDNAILWFRKLLEKVPDDVGTMTNVAICFNNKQLYDSAFAYNMMVVKADSTDADAFIDIGQYYLLKSQRISDSVKEYQTNGDQKSAEKFIVERDRLFDSCATYFKKGVELNPENITGLENYGIISMITGDYNASEMVFTKLTELEPNRKEHWIDLGDTYVQLQKFDEAIAPFEKASELDPSDVRLWEILADLYESSGQTQKAKAAKSKAEELKNM; encoded by the coding sequence ATGCAACGGATTAAATTGATAATTATTTTTGTTCTGATTGCCGTGCTGGCCGTACCGGTTTTTGCGGAGCGCCGGAAGAAGGAAATTAAAAACGCCGGGGCGTTGCTTTCATCGGCCAAAATTGCCATGCGCGGGAATCCCCCCCGACTTGAGGAAGCCATGGGGTATCTTAATGAGGTCCTGGAAAACGAAGGTCCGCTTCCGGAAGCTTATTTTTATAAAGGCAGTATTTATGGGGAATATGTCAGCCGGGAATACGATCTCGCCAGGAAAAACGACCTGATTGATTCCATGATGACCAGTTATGATTCAGTTTACATCAGTTGCGATGACAAAGAGACGGATAAAAAGCTGAAGAAGAATTGTAAGGAATATCATGATATTCTGGATTCGGTCAAATCCGCTTTATGGATCGAAAATTTCAACAGCGCTATAACTGTCCTGGGTCATCTTGACAAGGAATATCTTCCGACCTACCGCAATGCAACCGATTCCGTGATCGAAGCGGAAGCTAAGAAAATCGTTGATGCCGCGGTTGACAGCAGTCTGCTTTATTTCAAGGCGGCGATGATGGTGGACCCCAGTGAGTACCGGGCTTTTGAGGGTACAGGTATAGTTTATGACCGTCTGAAGATGCTTGATTCTTCCGCGGCCTGGTTTATCAAGGCCCATAATATCGTTCCCGATTCTCTTAATATAATTCAGAATATTGCCTATGCCTTTATTATGCAGAATGACTGGGATAATGCCATCTTGTGGTTCCGGAAGCTGCTGGAAAAGGTTCCCGATGATGTCGGGACGATGACCAATGTGGCCATTTGTTTCAATAATAAACAGTTGTATGATTCGGCCTTTGCCTACAATATGATGGTCGTCAAGGCGGATTCCACCGATGCCGATGCCTTTATCGATATCGGTCAGTATTACCTGCTGAAATCGCAGAGGATTTCAGATTCCGTCAAGGAGTACCAGACCAATGGGGATCAAAAGAGTGCGGAGAAATTCATAGTTGAGCGCGATCGGCTGTTCGATTCCTGCGCGACCTACTTCAAGAAAGGTGTCGAGTTGAATCCGGAAAATATCACCGGTCTGGAAAATTACGGAATTATCAGCATGATTACCGGGGATTATAATGCTTCGGAGATGGTTTTCACCAAGTTGACGGAACTGGAGCCAAACCGGAAGGAACACTGGATCGATTTGGGTGATACCTACGTTCAGTTGCAGAAATTCGATGAGGCCATAGCCCCATTCGAGAAGGCTTCAGAGCTGGATCCAAGTGATGTGCGTTTGTGGGAAATTCTAGCCGACCTGTATGAATCATCGGGCCAGACCCAGAAGGCCAAAGCCGCCAAAAGCAAGGCCGAAGAATTGAAAAATATGTAA
- the priA gene encoding primosomal protein N', with amino-acid sequence MACLFFQMKNRLVNIAIPNMPPRLFTYSLPEGWTISLRPGQRCLVPLGRRRVAGYYVESTGIEPKARLKPIIDVIDHETLFNSELWKFLQWMSEYYFANPGDVLNASLPPDLRKIRKPHYRVTDIFEQVAGESGLEAGWRRRLGAKGILGAGDIKAMEAGWPGLLDRLVTTGALKADWSGIAGIKGEIILGYKLAPLDGEGNKDYDRLASLAPEADLLSREAILESGVSQYRFRKMVEQNTLMPVYGLPGLFDYFRPRPEINTITPNNEQAEAIKKIMACMGRFEPFLLYGITGSGKTLVYCHLAREVLERGGTVLVLVPEIALAGTLLTYFKAFFGDSVALLHSALKSRERVLVWQNIRNGHFRIVIGARSAIFSPMENLGMIVVDEEHDESYKQDDPSPRFQARDAAVMRAKMAGIPIILGSASPSVESFYNAESGRYRLLKLTRRPEQAAVPLVRVVDLKKERYSTGDLFFTPILKDKIRRSLDEKNQIILYLNRRGFSPRIKCLDCGFTPECPHCNISLTYHRSGNRLVCHFCGFINSNYNKCASCGGDNFLHLGTGTQKIEDKLGELFPEAAIVRLDSDSAAGRDRVHVILSEFASRKHDILLGTQMVTKGIDFPDVSLVGVLMADIGLDMPDFRASEKLFAKLIQVSGRSGRGIIPGEVVIQTFNPETDLIDDAARQDYDSFYAREILSRKQLQYPPFAHLINFRLSSKNEKSLEKSALDFRQRLEMKVKENDLSGQILGPAPSPLYRLRGMYRRHLFLKTRQILKAIRIIGEWEYHESNFGLISSARPVVDIDPYDMM; translated from the coding sequence ATGGCCTGCCTTTTTTTTCAGATGAAAAACCGACTGGTAAATATAGCTATCCCCAACATGCCGCCGCGGCTGTTTACCTATAGTCTACCCGAAGGCTGGACGATTTCTCTTCGGCCGGGGCAACGCTGTCTGGTTCCGCTGGGACGCCGCCGGGTGGCCGGATATTATGTCGAATCGACCGGAATCGAACCGAAGGCACGGTTGAAACCGATCATCGACGTCATAGATCATGAGACGCTCTTCAATTCCGAGCTATGGAAATTCCTACAATGGATGAGTGAGTATTATTTTGCCAATCCGGGTGATGTTCTCAATGCCTCCCTGCCGCCGGACTTACGCAAAATTCGTAAGCCGCATTACCGGGTAACGGATATTTTCGAACAGGTCGCCGGGGAATCCGGACTTGAGGCAGGATGGCGACGTCGGCTTGGAGCCAAAGGTATTCTCGGCGCCGGGGATATAAAGGCCATGGAAGCCGGATGGCCGGGTTTGCTTGACAGGCTGGTGACCACCGGAGCCCTTAAAGCAGATTGGTCGGGGATTGCGGGGATTAAAGGCGAAATTATACTGGGGTACAAGCTCGCACCACTGGATGGCGAAGGGAATAAGGATTATGATCGTTTGGCGTCTCTTGCCCCGGAGGCCGATCTCTTAAGCCGGGAGGCGATTCTTGAAAGCGGCGTCAGCCAATATCGTTTTCGCAAAATGGTTGAACAAAATACTCTGATGCCGGTTTACGGCTTGCCGGGATTGTTCGACTATTTTCGACCGCGTCCGGAGATTAACACGATCACTCCTAATAATGAGCAGGCCGAAGCGATAAAAAAGATTATGGCTTGTATGGGGCGGTTCGAACCATTTTTATTATACGGCATAACCGGATCGGGCAAAACTCTGGTTTACTGCCACCTGGCCCGGGAGGTTCTCGAACGCGGAGGGACGGTTCTGGTGCTGGTTCCGGAAATCGCCCTGGCCGGAACCCTTCTGACCTATTTCAAAGCTTTTTTCGGCGATTCGGTGGCGCTTTTGCATTCGGCCCTGAAATCCAGAGAACGAGTTTTGGTCTGGCAGAATATTCGTAACGGCCATTTCCGGATAGTTATCGGGGCTCGTTCAGCCATTTTTTCACCAATGGAGAACCTTGGAATGATCGTGGTGGATGAGGAACATGATGAATCATACAAGCAGGATGATCCCTCGCCGCGTTTCCAAGCCCGCGATGCGGCCGTGATGCGGGCCAAGATGGCCGGAATTCCGATTATTTTGGGTTCGGCGTCACCCTCGGTGGAGTCTTTTTACAATGCCGAGTCGGGCCGGTATCGTCTTCTCAAACTGACGCGCCGACCGGAACAGGCGGCGGTTCCACTGGTTCGGGTTGTTGATTTGAAAAAAGAGCGATATTCGACGGGGGATCTTTTTTTTACGCCGATTCTTAAAGACAAAATCCGCCGATCTCTGGACGAAAAAAACCAGATTATTCTTTATCTTAACCGGCGCGGTTTTTCCCCTCGGATTAAGTGCCTGGACTGCGGTTTTACTCCGGAATGCCCGCACTGCAATATCAGTCTTACCTATCACCGTTCGGGCAATCGGCTGGTGTGTCATTTCTGCGGCTTTATAAACAGCAATTATAATAAATGTGCATCCTGCGGTGGGGATAATTTCCTTCATCTGGGGACGGGGACGCAAAAAATCGAAGATAAGCTGGGCGAATTATTTCCCGAGGCGGCCATAGTTCGGCTGGACTCGGATTCGGCGGCCGGTCGGGACAGGGTCCATGTGATCCTGTCGGAATTTGCCTCGAGGAAACACGATATATTACTGGGAACTCAGATGGTGACCAAGGGAATTGATTTCCCCGATGTTTCTCTGGTCGGAGTCCTTATGGCAGATATCGGGTTGGATATGCCCGATTTTCGGGCCTCGGAAAAACTGTTTGCCAAGCTGATCCAGGTTTCGGGGCGGTCCGGCCGGGGGATTATTCCGGGGGAAGTGGTCATCCAGACTTTTAATCCTGAGACGGACCTGATCGATGATGCGGCGCGGCAGGATTATGACTCCTTTTACGCCCGGGAGATATTGTCGCGGAAGCAGTTGCAGTATCCGCCATTTGCGCATCTGATAAATTTCCGGTTGTCGTCAAAAAATGAAAAGTCACTGGAGAAATCGGCCCTGGATTTCCGGCAACGCCTGGAAATGAAAGTGAAAGAGAATGATTTGTCGGGACAAATTCTCGGTCCGGCTCCCAGCCCGTTGTACCGGTTGCGGGGGATGTACCGCCGCCATCTGTTTCTGAAAACCAGACAGATACTCAAGGCGATCAGAATCATCGGAGAGTGGGAATATCACGAGTCTAATTTTGGTCTGATTTCGAGTGCCAGGCCGGTGGTCGATATCGATCCCTATGATATGATGTGA
- a CDS encoding PilZ domain-containing protein, translating into MNERRRHERKPTKTYFAVLDRKTDLLIGCLADISKQGLKLVGEKEISVGTVEQLRLVMPKEIDGSPYVTFDATCVWNRQSDDGNYFDMGFRFSTIARSELKRIDKLMRSSLFRVHKLAVVGP; encoded by the coding sequence ATGAATGAAAGGCGAAGACACGAAAGAAAACCGACCAAAACCTATTTCGCCGTTCTTGATCGGAAAACCGACCTGCTCATCGGTTGCCTGGCCGATATTTCTAAACAGGGTTTGAAACTGGTAGGCGAAAAAGAAATCTCGGTAGGTACTGTCGAGCAATTACGACTGGTTATGCCAAAAGAGATTGATGGCAGTCCTTATGTCACATTCGATGCCACCTGTGTCTGGAACCGACAGAGTGATGACGGCAATTATTTCGACATGGGTTTCCGGTTTTCCACTATTGCTCGAAGCGAATTGAAAAGAATCGACAAACTGATGCGCAGTTCCCTATTCAGGGTGCACAAACTGGCCGTTGTCGGACCATAA